A window of the Kosakonia radicincitans DSM 16656 genome harbors these coding sequences:
- the blr gene encoding division septum protein Blr, whose amino-acid sequence MAGIINRIIELMGWVVLGVSTVLLVFASHIDNYQPPEQSIVAQKK is encoded by the coding sequence ATGGCCGGAATAATCAATCGGATCATTGAACTAATGGGGTGGGTGGTGCTTGGCGTATCGACCGTTCTTTTGGTTTTCGCCAGCCATATCGATAATTATCAGCCCCCGGAACAGAGTATTGTGGCGCAGAAAAAATAA
- the ydgT gene encoding transcription modulator YdgT, which yields MTVQDYLLKFRKISSLESLEKLFDHLNYTLTDTAEIINMYRAADHRRAELVSGGRLFDIGCVPRSVWRYVQ from the coding sequence ATGACCGTTCAGGACTATTTATTAAAATTCCGCAAAATCAGTTCGCTCGAAAGTCTGGAAAAATTGTTTGACCACCTCAACTACACGCTTACCGACACTGCCGAAATCATCAACATGTACCGCGCCGCCGATCACCGCCGCGCTGAGCTGGTCTCTGGCGGCCGCTTGTTTGACATTGGGTGCGTTCCACGCTCTGTCTGGCGCTACGTGCAGTAA
- a CDS encoding DUF2569 domain-containing protein, translating to MTTTPAERIGGWLLGPLAWLLLTLLSTSLALMLYATALLTPQTVAALGAQTLKENVLWFVSFAFAIAIWYYTFWLVIAFFKRRRSVPKHFIIWSLICVLLSLKAFAFSPVSDDLAVRQLLFPLLAAALMVPYFKRSQRVKKTFVNP from the coding sequence ATGACGACAACGCCTGCAGAACGAATCGGAGGCTGGTTACTTGGCCCTCTGGCCTGGTTGCTGCTCACGTTATTAAGTACTTCTCTGGCATTAATGCTCTATGCCACCGCACTATTAACGCCACAGACGGTCGCGGCGCTCGGCGCGCAAACGCTGAAAGAAAACGTTTTGTGGTTCGTTTCATTCGCCTTTGCTATCGCCATCTGGTATTACACGTTCTGGCTGGTGATCGCCTTTTTTAAGCGCCGCCGCAGCGTACCCAAACACTTTATAATCTGGTCGTTAATTTGCGTCCTGCTGTCGCTGAAAGCGTTCGCTTTCTCTCCCGTTTCCGACGATCTGGCGGTGCGACAGCTTCTGTTCCCACTGCTTGCCGCTGCGCTGATGGTGCCTTACTTCAAGCGTTCTCAACGCGTGAAGAAGACCTTTGTTAATCCGTAA
- the rsxA gene encoding electron transport complex subunit RsxA, which produces MTDYLLLFIGTVLVNNFVLVKFLGLCPFMGVSKKLESAMGMGLATTFVMTMASVCAWIIDTWVLIPLDLVYLRTLAFILIIAVVVQFTEMVVRKTSPALYRLLGIFLPLITTNCAVLGVALLNINLGHNFMQSALYGFAAAVGFSLVMVLFAAIRERLVVADVPAPFRGNAIALITAGLMSLAFMGFSGLVKL; this is translated from the coding sequence ATGACAGATTATCTGCTGCTATTTATCGGAACGGTGCTGGTCAATAACTTCGTACTGGTGAAGTTTCTTGGCCTGTGTCCGTTTATGGGCGTATCCAAAAAACTGGAAAGCGCCATGGGCATGGGTCTGGCGACCACCTTTGTGATGACGATGGCGTCGGTGTGCGCCTGGATTATCGATACCTGGGTTCTGATTCCGCTGGATTTAGTCTATCTGCGCACGCTGGCGTTTATCCTGATTATCGCGGTCGTTGTGCAGTTCACTGAAATGGTGGTGCGCAAAACCAGCCCGGCGCTCTATCGCCTGCTGGGGATCTTTCTGCCGTTGATTACCACCAACTGCGCGGTGCTGGGCGTTGCGCTGCTGAATATCAACCTTGGTCATAATTTCATGCAATCGGCGTTATATGGCTTTGCCGCCGCCGTTGGCTTCTCTTTGGTGATGGTGCTGTTCGCTGCGATCCGCGAGCGTCTGGTGGTTGCTGATGTGCCCGCCCCTTTCCGCGGCAATGCGATTGCGTTAATCACTGCGGGCTTAATGTCTCTGGCCTTTATGGGCTTTAGTGGTCTGGTAAAACTGTAA
- the rsxB gene encoding electron transport complex subunit RsxB — protein sequence MSAISIAVAALSVLGLLFGLILGYASRRFAVEDDPVVERIDELLPQSQCGQCGYPGCRPYAEAVGINGEKINRCAPGGEAVMLKIATLLNVDPQPIDGDASAQEPVRMLAVIDENNCIGCTKCIQACPVDAILGATRAMHTVMSDLCTGCNLCVDPCPTQCIELRPVETTTASWKWDLETIPVRIIPVEHHA from the coding sequence ATGAGTGCAATTTCAATTGCCGTTGCAGCTCTGAGCGTGCTAGGGCTGCTGTTCGGCCTCATTCTCGGTTACGCATCCCGCCGCTTTGCGGTTGAGGACGATCCGGTCGTTGAACGTATTGATGAGCTGCTGCCGCAAAGTCAGTGCGGCCAGTGCGGCTATCCAGGCTGCCGCCCTTATGCAGAAGCAGTGGGCATCAACGGCGAAAAAATTAACCGCTGCGCGCCGGGCGGCGAAGCGGTAATGCTGAAAATCGCCACGCTGCTGAATGTCGATCCGCAACCGATTGACGGCGATGCCAGCGCACAGGAGCCGGTACGGATGCTGGCGGTTATTGATGAAAACAACTGCATTGGCTGCACCAAATGCATCCAGGCCTGTCCGGTCGACGCCATCCTTGGCGCCACGCGCGCCATGCATACGGTGATGAGCGATCTGTGTACCGGTTGCAATCTTTGTGTGGATCCGTGCCCGACGCAGTGCATTGAATTGCGTCCTGTGGAAACGACCACCGCGAGCTGGAAATGGGATTTAGAAACCATCCCGGTACGTATTATTCCTGTGGAACACCATGCTTAA
- the rsxC gene encoding electron transport complex subunit RsxC, with protein sequence MLKLFSAFRKEKLWDFHGGIHPPEMKTQSNGTPLRQLPLAQRFVIPLKQHIGAEGELCVSVGDTVLRGQPLTRGRGRMLPVHAPTSGTVIAIAPHSTAHPSALPEMSVIIAADGEDRWIERDGWNDYRAHSIDALLERIHQYGVAGLGGAGFPTAAKLYGGGNKIETLIINAAECEPYITADDRLMQDCAAQIIEGVRILAHILKPRQTLIGIEDNKPQAISMMRAVLADSHDIQLRVIPTKYPSGGAKQLTQILTGKQVPHGGRSSDIGILMQNVGTAYAVKRAVIDGEPLTERVVTLTGEAVTRPGNVWARLGTPVRHLLEHAGFCPSSEQLVIMGGPLMGFTLPWLDVPVVKITNCLLAPSACEMGEPQEEKGCIRCSACADACPADLLPQQLYWFSKGQQHDKATAHNLSDCIECGACAWVCPSNIPLVQYFRQEKAEIYAIAQEEKRTIEAKARFEARQARLERDKIARQQRHKQAAVQPGAQDQQAIDAALARVREKQATATQPVVIQAGAEPDNRDAIAAREARKAQVRARQSEKAQLAEANTASGETDDPRKAAVEAAIARAKARKAAQAESPVVEQPPEQAPVDPRKAAVEAAIARAKARKAAQAESQVVEQPPEQAPVDPRKAAVEAAIARAKARKAAQAESPVVEQPPEQAPVDPRKAAVEAAIARAKARKAEQTQAQVAVNEASPVPQAANDDPRKAAVAAAIARVQAKKAAQQAVNED encoded by the coding sequence ATGCTTAAGTTATTTTCCGCTTTCCGAAAAGAGAAACTGTGGGATTTTCACGGTGGCATTCATCCGCCGGAGATGAAAACGCAGTCTAACGGCACGCCGCTGCGCCAGTTACCGCTGGCGCAGCGCTTTGTCATTCCGCTAAAACAACATATTGGTGCTGAAGGCGAGCTGTGCGTCAGCGTCGGTGATACGGTGCTGCGCGGCCAGCCGCTGACGCGTGGTCGCGGCCGGATGCTGCCAGTGCATGCCCCGACGTCGGGTACCGTTATCGCTATCGCTCCCCACTCCACCGCTCACCCTTCAGCGTTGCCGGAGATGAGCGTCATTATTGCAGCTGATGGCGAAGATCGCTGGATCGAACGTGATGGCTGGAATGACTACCGCGCACACAGCATTGACGCGTTGCTCGAACGCATTCATCAGTATGGCGTCGCGGGGTTAGGCGGCGCGGGCTTTCCGACCGCCGCCAAACTGTATGGCGGCGGCAATAAAATTGAAACGCTGATCATCAATGCCGCCGAATGCGAGCCGTACATTACAGCTGACGACCGGCTGATGCAGGATTGTGCCGCGCAGATTATCGAAGGTGTGCGTATTCTGGCGCACATTCTTAAACCGCGTCAGACCCTCATCGGGATTGAAGATAATAAACCGCAGGCCATTTCGATGATGCGTGCGGTACTGGCCGACAGTCATGATATTCAGTTACGCGTTATTCCAACCAAATACCCGTCCGGCGGCGCAAAACAGTTGACGCAGATCCTGACAGGCAAACAGGTGCCGCACGGCGGTCGTTCTTCGGATATCGGCATCCTGATGCAAAACGTCGGCACAGCCTATGCGGTGAAACGCGCAGTGATTGATGGTGAGCCTCTGACCGAACGCGTCGTCACGCTAACTGGCGAAGCCGTCACCCGTCCTGGCAACGTCTGGGCGCGTCTGGGGACGCCAGTGCGTCATCTGCTTGAACATGCGGGTTTCTGTCCTTCCAGCGAACAACTGGTCATTATGGGCGGCCCGCTGATGGGCTTTACCCTGCCATGGCTGGATGTTCCGGTGGTCAAAATCACCAACTGTCTGCTGGCACCGTCTGCCTGCGAAATGGGCGAACCGCAGGAAGAGAAAGGCTGTATTCGCTGTAGCGCCTGTGCCGATGCCTGCCCGGCAGATTTACTGCCGCAGCAGCTTTACTGGTTCAGCAAGGGCCAGCAGCACGATAAGGCCACTGCGCATAACCTCTCCGATTGTATCGAATGCGGTGCCTGCGCCTGGGTGTGCCCCAGCAATATTCCGCTGGTGCAATATTTCCGCCAGGAGAAAGCGGAAATTTATGCCATTGCGCAGGAAGAGAAACGCACGATCGAAGCTAAAGCGCGCTTTGAGGCGCGTCAGGCTCGTCTTGAGCGCGATAAAATTGCCCGCCAGCAGCGCCACAAACAGGCCGCGGTGCAGCCTGGCGCTCAGGATCAGCAGGCTATCGACGCTGCGCTGGCCCGCGTGCGGGAAAAACAAGCTACCGCCACGCAACCAGTGGTGATTCAGGCTGGCGCTGAGCCGGATAACCGCGATGCCATCGCCGCCCGCGAAGCGCGCAAAGCGCAGGTTCGCGCCCGCCAGTCAGAGAAAGCACAGCTCGCTGAAGCAAACACGGCAAGCGGTGAAACGGACGATCCGCGCAAAGCGGCTGTCGAAGCCGCCATTGCCCGCGCGAAAGCGCGTAAAGCGGCGCAGGCTGAATCCCCGGTTGTCGAACAACCGCCGGAGCAGGCGCCTGTCGATCCGCGCAAAGCTGCCGTTGAGGCAGCAATTGCCCGAGCGAAAGCGCGCAAAGCGGCGCAGGCTGAATCTCAGGTTGTCGAACAACCGCCGGAGCAGGCGCCTGTCGATCCGCGTAAAGCTGCCGTTGAGGCAGCAATTGCCCGAGCGAAAGCGCGCAAAGCGGCGCAGGCTGAATCCCCGGTTGTCGAACAACCGCCGGAGCAGGCACCTGTCGATCCGCGTAAAGCCGCTGTCGAAGCCGCCATTGCCCGCGCGAAAGCGCGCAAAGCAGAACAAACTCAGGCGCAGGTAGCGGTAAATGAGGCATCACCGGTTCCGCAGGCCGCCAATGATGATCCGCGCAAAGCGGCTGTCGCCGCCGCCATCGCCCGTGTTCAGGCTAAAAAAGCCGCGCAGCAAGCTGTTAACGAGGATTAA
- the rsxD gene encoding electron transport complex subunit RsxD, producing MVFRIASSPYTHNQRQTSRIMLLVTLATVPGIAAQLWFFGWGTLIQIILAIVSALAAEALVLSLRKQNVGAILADNSALLTGLLLAISIPPFAPWWMVVLGTVFAVVIAKQLYGGLGHNPFNPAMIGYVVLLISFPVQMTSWLPPYEIAHTVPGFMDAVQVIFSGHTATGATMETLRIGIDGVSQATPLDTFKTSLHAGHSVEQILQYPIYSGVLAGAGWQWVNLGYLAGGLFLLWQKTIRWHIPLSFLLSLAVCSTLGWIFSPQSLAAPHLHLLSGATMLGAFFILTDPVTASTTNKGRLIFGALAGLLVWLIRSFGGYPDGVAFAVLLANITVPLIDYYTRPRVYGHR from the coding sequence ATGGTTTTCCGAATCGCAAGTTCCCCCTATACCCATAACCAGCGTCAGACTTCACGCATTATGCTGTTGGTGACGCTCGCCACCGTGCCTGGCATTGCCGCTCAACTGTGGTTTTTCGGTTGGGGAACCCTGATACAGATCATTCTCGCCATTGTCAGTGCCCTGGCAGCGGAAGCGCTGGTGTTGTCGCTGCGTAAACAAAACGTGGGCGCAATTCTGGCGGATAACTCGGCGCTGTTAACCGGCTTGCTGCTGGCGATCAGTATTCCCCCTTTCGCGCCGTGGTGGATGGTGGTGCTGGGTACGGTGTTCGCCGTCGTTATTGCCAAACAGTTATATGGCGGGCTTGGTCACAACCCATTTAACCCGGCGATGATCGGTTACGTGGTACTGCTGATCTCTTTCCCTGTGCAAATGACCAGTTGGCTGCCGCCATACGAAATCGCCCATACCGTGCCGGGTTTTATGGATGCGGTACAGGTGATCTTCAGCGGGCATACTGCAACGGGTGCCACCATGGAAACCCTGCGTATTGGCATTGATGGCGTCAGCCAGGCCACACCGCTGGATACCTTTAAAACATCACTGCATGCGGGTCACAGCGTTGAGCAGATCCTGCAATACCCGATCTACAGCGGTGTGCTGGCGGGCGCAGGCTGGCAGTGGGTTAACCTTGGCTATCTGGCCGGCGGGCTGTTCCTGCTGTGGCAGAAGACCATTCGCTGGCATATTCCGCTGAGCTTCCTGCTTTCGCTTGCGGTGTGCTCCACGCTTGGCTGGATCTTTTCCCCGCAATCGCTGGCTGCACCGCATCTGCATTTACTCTCCGGCGCAACCATGCTGGGCGCTTTCTTTATTTTGACCGATCCGGTAACCGCCTCCACTACCAACAAAGGGCGGCTGATTTTTGGCGCGCTGGCGGGTTTGCTGGTGTGGCTGATCCGCAGTTTTGGCGGCTATCCGGACGGCGTCGCCTTTGCCGTACTGCTGGCTAATATCACCGTACCGCTGATTGACTACTACACGCGTCCTCGCGTGTACGGGCATCGATAA
- the rsxG gene encoding electron transport complex subunit RsxG: MLKTMRKHGVTLALFAAGSTGLTAAIDQMTKTTIAEQAAQQQKALFDQVIPGDSYNNALQQSCYLVSDPALGKGQHHLWIAKKDEQPVAAVIEATAPDGYSGAIQLLVGADFSGTVLGVRVTEHHETPGLGDKIELRISDWITHFSGKRIEGATDPHFAVKKDGGDFDQFTGATITPRAVVNAVKRAGLYATTLPEQLSRLPGCGE; this comes from the coding sequence ATGCTAAAGACAATGCGTAAACATGGCGTGACGCTGGCGCTGTTCGCAGCAGGTTCTACCGGCCTGACAGCTGCCATTGATCAAATGACCAAAACCACGATTGCCGAGCAGGCCGCGCAGCAACAAAAAGCGCTGTTTGATCAGGTGATTCCCGGCGACAGCTATAATAATGCGCTGCAACAGAGCTGTTATCTGGTAAGCGATCCGGCGTTAGGTAAAGGCCAGCATCATCTGTGGATCGCTAAAAAAGATGAGCAGCCGGTGGCGGCAGTGATTGAAGCCACGGCACCCGACGGCTACTCTGGGGCAATTCAGTTACTGGTCGGTGCCGACTTTTCCGGCACCGTACTGGGTGTGCGCGTGACTGAGCATCATGAAACGCCGGGGCTGGGCGATAAAATCGAACTACGTATTTCTGACTGGATCACGCACTTTTCCGGGAAGCGAATTGAAGGTGCCACCGACCCGCATTTTGCGGTGAAAAAAGATGGCGGCGATTTCGATCAGTTCACGGGAGCCACCATTACCCCGCGCGCCGTGGTCAATGCGGTTAAACGTGCGGGTCTGTATGCAACGACGCTGCCTGAGCAGCTTTCCCGTTTACCGGGTTGTGGAGAGTAA
- a CDS encoding electron transport complex subunit E, with product MSEVKDVIVQGLWKNNSALVQLLGMCPLLAVTSTATNALGLGLATTLVLTLTNLFISLLRRWTPAEIRIPVYVMIIASVVSAVQMLINAYAFGLYQSLGIFIPLIVTNCIVVGRAEAFAAKKGPALSALDGFSIGMGATCAMFVLGSLREILGNGTLFDGADGLLGNWAKVLRIEVFHTDSPFLLAMLPPGAFIGLGMMLAVKYLIDQKMKKRREAAAAVSDAAHSSPGKA from the coding sequence ATGAGCGAAGTAAAAGACGTTATCGTCCAGGGGCTGTGGAAGAACAACTCCGCGCTGGTGCAGTTGCTCGGGATGTGCCCGCTGCTGGCGGTAACCTCCACGGCGACTAACGCTCTGGGTCTGGGGCTCGCTACCACGCTGGTCCTGACGCTGACCAATTTGTTTATTTCGCTGTTGCGTCGCTGGACACCCGCAGAGATCCGTATTCCTGTTTATGTAATGATTATCGCGTCCGTGGTCAGTGCGGTACAGATGCTGATTAACGCTTACGCTTTTGGTCTGTACCAGTCATTGGGGATTTTTATCCCGCTGATCGTCACCAACTGTATCGTGGTCGGGCGCGCTGAAGCTTTCGCCGCGAAAAAAGGCCCGGCGTTATCGGCGCTGGATGGTTTTTCCATCGGCATGGGGGCAACCTGTGCGATGTTTGTTCTCGGCTCGCTGCGTGAAATTCTTGGCAACGGCACCCTGTTTGACGGCGCAGATGGTCTGCTCGGCAACTGGGCCAAAGTGCTGCGTATTGAAGTGTTTCATACCGATTCACCGTTTTTGCTGGCGATGTTGCCGCCCGGTGCATTTATCGGTCTGGGCATGATGCTGGCAGTGAAATATCTGATCGATCAAAAAATGAAAAAGCGCCGGGAAGCCGCTGCTGCTGTTAGTGACGCTGCGCACTCGTCGCCCGGGAAGGCATAA
- the nth gene encoding endonuclease III gives MNKAKRLEILTRLRENNPHPTTELNFSSPFELLIAVLLSAQATDVSVNKATALLYPVANTPAAMLALGVEGVKQYIKTIGLFNSKAENVIKTCRILLEKHGGEVPEDRAALEALPGVGRKTANVVLNTAFGWPTIAVDTHIFRVSNRTRFAPGKNVEEVEEKLLKVVPAEFKVDCHHWLILHGRYTCIARKPRCGSCIIEDLCEYDDKAEL, from the coding sequence ATGAACAAAGCAAAACGGCTGGAAATATTAACCCGTTTACGGGAAAACAACCCACATCCGACCACCGAACTCAATTTCAGTTCGCCGTTTGAACTGTTGATCGCCGTGCTGCTTTCCGCCCAGGCGACCGACGTCAGCGTCAATAAAGCCACCGCGCTGCTCTACCCGGTTGCCAATACGCCAGCCGCGATGCTGGCGTTGGGCGTTGAGGGTGTGAAGCAATACATCAAAACAATTGGCCTGTTTAACAGCAAAGCGGAAAACGTGATTAAAACCTGCCGTATTTTGCTGGAAAAACATGGTGGCGAAGTGCCGGAAGATCGCGCCGCACTGGAAGCACTGCCGGGCGTCGGGCGCAAAACCGCCAATGTGGTACTCAACACCGCCTTTGGCTGGCCAACGATTGCCGTCGACACACACATCTTCCGCGTCTCTAACCGCACGCGTTTTGCGCCCGGTAAGAACGTTGAGGAAGTGGAAGAGAAGCTGCTGAAAGTGGTGCCGGCGGAGTTTAAAGTCGATTGCCACCACTGGTTGATCCTGCACGGGCGATACACCTGCATCGCCCGTAAGCCGCGCTGCGGCTCCTGCATTATCGAAGATCTCTGCGAGTACGACGACAAAGCCGAACTCTGA
- a CDS encoding CopD family protein, which translates to MNFHPWLNALHIVSAIVWIGGMLVMAVVAGWSALQSDKTSTAGLLLAVRRWSRKVVTPAMLLLWIAGAIMVIAHGQFPHLWLVVKIVAVIVLSGLHGFLSATIRRMAAGEAVKGAGAVRNATTLIIVVVAVIILLAVFRPF; encoded by the coding sequence ATGAACTTTCACCCGTGGCTCAATGCGTTACATATTGTCTCCGCCATCGTCTGGATTGGCGGCATGTTGGTGATGGCTGTGGTTGCCGGCTGGAGCGCGCTGCAAAGTGATAAAACCTCAACGGCTGGGTTGCTGCTGGCGGTACGTCGCTGGAGCCGCAAAGTCGTCACCCCCGCGATGTTGCTGCTGTGGATTGCCGGGGCGATCATGGTTATCGCTCACGGTCAGTTTCCGCATCTCTGGCTGGTCGTGAAGATCGTGGCCGTGATTGTACTTTCCGGGCTGCACGGCTTTCTCTCTGCAACGATACGCCGGATGGCGGCAGGTGAGGCGGTGAAGGGGGCTGGCGCTGTGCGCAATGCCACCACATTGATTATCGTCGTGGTGGCAGTGATTATTCTGCTGGCGGTATTCCGGCCGTTCTGA
- the dtpA gene encoding dipeptide/tripeptide permease DtpA: MSTANKPTESVSLNAFKQPKAFYLIFSIELWERFGYYGLQGIMAVYLVKQLGMSEADSITLFSSFSALVYGLVAIGGWLGDKVLGTKRVIMLGAIVLAIGYALVAWSGHDAGIVYMGMAAIAVGNGLFKANPSSLLSTCYAKDDPRLDGAFTMYYMSVNVGSFFSMLATPWLAAKFGWSTAFGLSVVGLLITIVNFAFCKRWVKNYGSKPDFAPVRMGYLLATIVGVAVLIAIATWLLHNQGIARMVLGVVALGIICIFAKETFALQGAARRKMIVAFILMLQAIVFFVLYSQMPTSLNFFAIRNVEHTLFGIAFEPEQYQALNPFWIIIGSPILAAIYNKMGDTLPMPHKFAIGMVLCSGAFLVLPLGTKFASDAGIVSVNWLIASYALQSIGELMISGLGLAMVAQLVPQRLMGFIMGSWFLTTAGANIIAGYVANQMAIPENVTDPLMSLDIYGTVFLQIGIATAVIAVLMILAAPKLNRMTQSDDNVREASETATA; encoded by the coding sequence GTGTCAACTGCAAACAAACCAACCGAAAGCGTTAGCCTGAATGCTTTTAAACAACCGAAAGCGTTTTATCTGATTTTCTCGATCGAGTTATGGGAACGTTTTGGTTACTACGGCCTGCAAGGGATCATGGCCGTTTACCTGGTAAAACAGCTGGGTATGTCCGAAGCGGACTCGATTACGCTGTTCTCTTCCTTTAGCGCGTTGGTCTACGGCCTGGTCGCTATCGGCGGCTGGCTGGGCGATAAAGTCCTCGGTACCAAACGTGTGATTATGCTGGGCGCGATTGTGCTGGCGATCGGCTATGCACTGGTGGCATGGTCCGGCCATGACGCCGGTATCGTCTATATGGGTATGGCGGCTATCGCCGTCGGTAACGGGCTGTTCAAAGCCAACCCGTCTTCCCTGCTCTCTACCTGCTATGCCAAAGATGATCCGCGTCTGGACGGTGCATTTACCATGTACTACATGTCCGTTAACGTTGGCTCCTTCTTCTCTATGCTGGCAACGCCGTGGCTCGCCGCGAAGTTTGGCTGGAGCACGGCATTTGGTCTGAGCGTTGTCGGTCTGCTGATCACCATCGTTAACTTCGCCTTCTGCAAACGCTGGGTGAAAAATTACGGTTCAAAACCGGACTTCGCACCGGTGCGCATGGGTTACCTGCTGGCGACCATCGTCGGTGTCGCCGTGCTGATTGCTATCGCAACCTGGCTGCTGCACAACCAGGGGATCGCCCGTATGGTACTGGGTGTTGTTGCGCTGGGTATTATCTGCATCTTCGCGAAAGAGACGTTCGCCCTGCAAGGCGCTGCACGTCGCAAAATGATTGTGGCCTTCATTCTGATGCTTCAGGCGATCGTTTTCTTCGTCCTGTACAGCCAGATGCCGACGTCCCTGAACTTCTTTGCCATTCGCAACGTTGAACATACCCTGTTTGGCATCGCGTTTGAGCCGGAACAGTATCAGGCGCTGAACCCGTTCTGGATCATTATTGGTAGCCCGATTTTGGCCGCAATCTACAACAAAATGGGCGATACGCTGCCGATGCCGCATAAATTTGCGATCGGTATGGTATTGTGCTCCGGCGCGTTCCTGGTTCTGCCGCTGGGCACCAAATTCGCTTCCGATGCCGGTATCGTCTCCGTGAACTGGCTGATTGCAAGTTACGCGCTGCAAAGTATCGGTGAACTGATGATCTCCGGGCTGGGCCTGGCGATGGTTGCGCAGCTGGTACCGCAACGACTGATGGGCTTCATCATGGGTAGCTGGTTCCTGACGACTGCCGGTGCGAACATCATCGCAGGTTACGTCGCTAACCAGATGGCAATCCCGGAAAACGTGACCGACCCGCTGATGTCACTGGACATCTACGGTACTGTCTTCCTGCAGATTGGTATCGCCACAGCCGTGATTGCGGTGCTGATGATCCTGGCTGCACCGAAGCTGAACCGCATGACGCAGAGCGACGACAACGTGCGTGAAGCGTCGGAAACCGCAACAGCGTAA
- the gstA gene encoding glutathione transferase GstA has product MKLFYKPGACSLASHIALRETGKDVTLVSVDLMKKRLENGDDFFAINPKGQIPALQLDDTTLVTEGVAIMQYVADSAPDSQLLAPVGTLPRYKTLEWLNFVATELHKGFTPLFRPDTPEEYKPTVRALLEKKLQYVDQSLANSEWISGARFTIADGYLFTVLRWARAVKLNMEGLSHIDAYMARVAARPAVAAAMAAEGIQ; this is encoded by the coding sequence ATGAAACTGTTTTACAAGCCCGGCGCCTGCTCGCTTGCATCGCACATTGCCCTGCGTGAAACCGGTAAAGACGTGACGCTGGTCAGCGTCGACCTGATGAAAAAGCGCCTGGAAAATGGCGACGACTTTTTTGCCATTAACCCGAAAGGCCAGATCCCTGCGCTTCAACTTGATGACACCACGCTGGTGACGGAAGGCGTGGCAATCATGCAATATGTCGCCGACAGCGCACCGGACAGCCAGCTTCTGGCGCCGGTCGGTACGTTGCCGCGCTACAAAACGCTGGAGTGGCTAAACTTTGTCGCGACCGAGCTGCATAAAGGCTTCACGCCGCTTTTCCGCCCGGATACGCCGGAAGAGTACAAACCGACGGTTCGCGCTCTGCTGGAGAAAAAGCTGCAATACGTGGACCAGTCCCTGGCGAATAGCGAGTGGATCAGCGGCGCGCGCTTCACTATTGCTGATGGCTACCTGTTTACGGTGCTGCGCTGGGCGCGCGCAGTGAAACTGAACATGGAAGGCCTGAGCCATATCGACGCGTACATGGCGCGTGTTGCCGCTCGTCCGGCCGTTGCGGCCGCGATGGCAGCGGAAGGTATTCAGTAA